A genomic segment from Nicotiana tabacum cultivar K326 chromosome 7, ASM71507v2, whole genome shotgun sequence encodes:
- the LOC107784745 gene encoding KIN14B-interacting protein At4g14310: MSTTSSVRRLKDRGGAGVKITAPSSTKNLTPLSNKSGSVTSTGGESLRRSAGKENPRPTSRVRAATASSNQKPTLRAMPKMDKAASSSATANAVEVGEPRARWSTSSVPRGRSSSPSEFSKTLSKTSRVSKVSVNSRVLNDKVSENGNRVLKEMEKSGELYGKFDVKSDKIKKSEVKVSKFCDTKELSSSSVSVKSSVVNPNVKYPVLDEVKLKSLVEKSGNIVESNVQIPVLEELKVKSLVEKSGNIVESIVKDSRLVTRSNSYSGVSKEKCVNELGKVGMSVNKYPSKLHEKLAFLEGKVKRIATDIKRTKEMLDMNNPDSSKLIISDIQEKISGIEKAMGNVVDGDGKIGLLSCSKNENVDAGENISGVEKAKLAFLEGKVKRIATDIKRTKEMLDMNNPDSSKLIISDIQEKISGIEKAMGNVVDGDGKIGLLSCSKNENVDAGENISGVEKVMCNVVDGDIKIGLLSEKREEKLEDDGKSFVKGLNVEQLEARLFPHHKLLRERTSLKTLMGCTKREELEFVESTGEVKLEKKSISPIDENPIAVEFLASLSKELSKVTTRCEDSCLQITNVQDVDDAVTLEKQNSSSKLLKGKDNVEHLLASDERLESFDDQENKPDMIMEEEPEDSCTYELNEIGRKTSTGGWFVSDGESVLLTHDDSSCSFHDIVHCEEKAEYKPPVGVSSNMWRDCWIIRAPGVDGSSGRYVVAASAGNSMDSGFCSWDFYTRDVRAFHVDDGFSTARAPLASLPNNPMYRRNTLSSIMAPQNQQWWYKPCGPLIVSGASCQRMVRTYDIRDGEQILKWDLQRPMLAMDYSSPLQWRSRGKVVIAETEGLSLWDVNSMSPQPLLSVSSSGRQISALHINNTDAELGGGVRQRVSSSEVEGNDGVFCTTDSINVLDFRHPSGIGLKIPKVGANVQSLFSRGDSLYLGSTTVKSAVKRQVSSQIQQFSLRKQRLCSSYVLPESNAHSHYMALTQVWGNSNFVMGVCGLGLFVFDSYKDDALQSSILDQNNGQNLRETIGPDDLYSPSFDYLSCRVLLISRDRPAMWRYMF; encoded by the exons atgtcGACGACATCATCAGTTCGCCGGCTAAAAGACCGCGGCGGCGCCGGAGTGAAGATCACCGCTCCTTCATCCACCAAAAACCTAACCCCACTTTCCAACAAATCTGGTTCCGTTACGTCCACCGGCGGGGAGAGTCTCCGGCGGTCTGCCGGTAAAGAAAACCCGAGACCCACATCTCGGGTTCGAGCCGCGACGGCGTCGTCTAATCAAAAACCGACGCTTCGTGCCATGCCGAAAATGGACAAGGCAGCATCGTCATCCGCGACGGCGAACGCAGTTGAAGTTGGCGAGCCACGTGCGAGGTGGTCAACGTCGTCGGTGCCGAGAGGTAGGAGTTCTAGTCCATCAGAGTTCTCTAAGACTTTGTCGAAAACATCCAGGGTTTCTAAGGTTTCAGTGAATTCTAGGGTTTTGAATGACAAAGTGAGTGAAAATGGGAATAGGGTTTTGAAAGAAATGGAGAAAAGTGGTGAACtttatggaaaatttgatgtAAAGTCTGACAAAATCAAGAAATCTGAAGTTAAAGTTTCTAAATTTTGTGATACAAAAGAGCTTAGCTccagctcagtttcagtaaaatcaAGTGTGGTTAATCCTAATGTGAAATATCCTGTTTTAGATGAAGTGAAGTTGAAATCTTTGGTCGAAAAGAGTGGGAATATTGTTGAGTCTAATGTGCAAATTCCTGTTTTAGAGGAACTAAAGGTGAAATCTTTGGTTGAAAAGAGTGGTAATATTGTTGAGTCTATTGTGAAAGATTCGAGATTGGTGACCAGATCAAATAGTTATTCTGGAGTTTCGAAAGAGAAATGTGTAAATGAACTAGGAAAGGTTGGCATGAGTGTGAATAAGTACCCAAGTAAGTTGCACGAGAAGCTTGCCTTCTTAGAAGGGAAAGTGAAGAGGATTGCAACGGATATTAAGAGGACTAAGGAGATGTTGGATATGAATAATCCTGATTCATCAAAGTTGATCATTTCAGATATCCAAGAGAAGATATCTGGGATTGAGAAGGCAATGGGTAATGTAGTTGATGGTGATGGAAAAATAGGTTTGCTGAGCTGCAGTAAAAATGAAAATGTGGATGCTGGTGAGAATATATCTGGAGTTGAGAAGGCGAAGCTCGCGTTCCTGGAAGGGAAAGTGAAGAGGATTGCAACGGATATTAAGAGGACTAAGGAGATGTTGGATATGAATAATCCTGATTCATCAAAGTTGATCATTTCAGATATCCAAGAAAAGATATCCGGGATTGAGAAGGCAATGGGTAATGTAGTTGATGGTGATGGAAAAATAGGTTTGCTGAGCTGCAGTAAAAATGAAAATGTGGATGCTGGTGAGAATATATCTGGAGTTGAGAAGGTGATGTGTAATGTAGTTGATGGCGACATCAAAATAGGTTTGCTGAgtgaaaaaagggaagaaaaacttGAGGATGATGGGAAAAGCTTTGTGAAGGGATTAAATGTAGAGCAATTAGAGGCGAGGTTGTTCCCACACCATAAATTGTTAAGAGAGAGGACATCGTTGAAGACATTAATGGGCTGTACCAAAAGGGAGGAACTTGAATTTGTTGAATCAACTGGTGAAGTGAAGCTTGAGAAGAAATCTATCAGTCCTATTGATGAGAACCCTATTGCTGTGGAGTTCTTGGCTTCTCTTAGTAAGGAGCTATCTAAAGTTACTACTAGGTGTGAGGATTCTTGTTTGCAGATTACCAATGTTCAAGACGTGGATGATGCAGTGACTTTGGAAAAACAAAATTCCTCTTCGAAACTGCTCAAAGGAAAAGATAATGTTGAACATCTTCTGGCAAGTGATGAgagacttgaaagttttgatgATCAAGAGAATAAACCAGATATGATCATGGAGGAAGAGCCGGAGGATAGTTGTACATATGAGCTCAATGAGATTGGCCGTAAGACTTCTACTGGAGGGTGGTTTGTCTCTGACGGAGAATCTGTTCTCCTCACGCACGATGACAGTTCTTGCTCCTTCCATGATATCGTGCATTGCGAG GAGAAAGCCGAGTATAAACCTCCTGTTGGGGTCTCATCAAATATGTGGAGAGATTGTTGGATAATTCGTGCTCCTGGTGTAGATGGTTCCTCAGGGAGATATGTTGTGGCAGCATCTGCTGGAAATTCCATGGATTCAGGTTTTTGTTCCTGGGACTTCTACACTAGAGATGTGCGAGCCTTTCATGTCGATGATGGATTTAGTACCGCAAGAGCACCCCTTGCTTCATTACCCAATAACCCAATGTATAGGAGAAATACTCTATCATCAATTATGGCACCACAAAATCAGCAATGGTGGTACAAACCTTGTGGACCACTCATCGTATCAGGTGCTAGTTGTCAAAGGATGGTCAGAACTTATGACATTCGCGATGGAGAGCAGATCCTGAAATGGGATTTACAGAGACCAATGTTGGCTATGGATTACTCAAGTCCCTTGCAATGGAGAAGCAGAGGGAAAGTAGTGATAGCTGAGACAGAGGGTCTTTCTTTATGGGATGTCAATTCTATGAGTCCTCAACCACTGCTTTCTGTATCATCCTCTGGTCGCCAAATTTCTGCACTTCATATAAATAATACAGATGCTGAGCTAGGTGGAGGAGTTCGACAGAG GGTTAGTTCCTCTGAAGTGGAAGGAAATGATGGCGTGTTTTGCACTACTGATTCCATCAATGTATTAGATTTCCGTCACCCTTCTGGTATAGGTCTAAAAATACCAAAGGTTGGTGCAAATGTTCAATCCCTTTTCTCCCGTGGAGACTCTCTATATCTCGGCTCCACGACTGTGAAATCTGCAGTGAAAAGACAAGTTTCCTCACAGATCCAGCAGTTCTCGTTGCGCAAGCAGAGGCTTTGCAGCAGCTATGTATTGCCAGAATCAAATGCTCACTCTCATTACATGGCTTTAACACAAGTTTGGGGAAACTCAAACTTTGTTATGGGAGTTTGTGGACTTGGGCTATTTGTTTTCGACTCATATAAGGATGATGCATTGCAATCTTCCATTTTGGATCAGAACAATGGGCAGAATCTGAGAGAAACAATTGGACCTGATGATTTGTATTCTCCTTCTTTTGATTACTTATCATGTAGAGTTCTACTTATATCAAGAGATCGACCAGCTATGTGGAGGTATATGTTTTAA